One Turneriella parva DSM 21527 genomic region harbors:
- a CDS encoding adenylate/guanylate cyclase domain-containing protein produces the protein MLNRLRNAYAQLFTTIRAKLIAIISLIILLSILLFTGISLNLFQTNMSELIKLNNGNNAKMLSDKIEAELRSQGDQLRLLSTLSREGSAVMNAYFKDSSDFLLVADFESLTGGAGKSYYREDKLARLNVTPEQMKSLLRFTDADAKAVRQGQAIIRSLPFSRQSVWLYAVPFNEKGSDRAIAAIMNGDSLTALFGALKSKGTSSSLYAAMMVDSGKKLVAHSDNRKYKAAQEMANHPAVDVAFKKFAQNVATGVQRYSIDEITEYGSYRKLAFGGAAVITTVNEDIAFEAVRWARITIILIALLILMIAILSIYFFSRTISDPLKALVGATQRIRGGNYDVHMEKTSRDEVGELTQAFNEMSDGLRERENLKGAFGKFVNEEVAKMVMKGDLALGGESKIATVFFSDIRSFTSISEKMTPLEVVGFLNEYMTLMVEIVHRHGGVVDKFIGDAIMAIWGAPVTKPNDAENAVLAALEMRQALHKFNQGRGSRAKPVIRIGMGLNTGEVLAGQIGSLDRLEYTVIGDTVNLASRMEGLNKAFGTDILITQNTYDLLKKKFTCIQLHKIKVKGKAEAQRVYAVMGKAGDTKAPKTLAELHKFTGLYPQKNVAK, from the coding sequence ATGCTGAACCGACTACGAAACGCCTACGCGCAGCTATTCACCACGATCAGGGCGAAGCTCATCGCGATTATTTCGCTGATCATCTTGCTAAGTATTCTGCTCTTTACCGGCATTTCTCTGAACCTATTTCAGACGAATATGTCTGAGCTGATTAAGCTCAACAACGGCAATAACGCGAAGATGCTTTCTGACAAAATCGAAGCGGAGCTGCGCAGCCAGGGTGACCAGCTGAGACTTCTCAGCACCCTGTCGCGCGAGGGCTCAGCCGTCATGAATGCGTATTTCAAAGATTCGAGTGACTTCTTGCTCGTCGCCGATTTTGAATCGCTGACCGGTGGGGCGGGTAAGTCATATTACCGTGAAGACAAACTTGCGCGGCTGAACGTGACGCCCGAACAGATGAAATCGCTGCTCAGGTTCACCGATGCCGACGCGAAGGCTGTGCGCCAGGGGCAAGCGATCATCAGATCGCTTCCGTTTTCACGGCAGAGCGTGTGGCTCTACGCGGTACCATTCAACGAGAAGGGCAGCGACCGCGCGATCGCTGCGATCATGAACGGCGATTCGCTGACCGCTCTTTTCGGCGCATTGAAGTCTAAAGGTACCTCGTCATCGCTTTACGCCGCCATGATGGTCGACTCTGGCAAGAAACTTGTCGCACACTCTGATAACCGCAAATACAAGGCGGCGCAAGAGATGGCGAACCACCCGGCAGTCGATGTTGCCTTCAAAAAATTTGCCCAGAACGTCGCGACCGGCGTGCAGCGCTATTCAATAGACGAAATCACGGAGTATGGCAGCTACCGTAAGCTGGCATTCGGCGGTGCGGCGGTCATCACGACCGTGAACGAAGATATTGCGTTCGAGGCTGTGCGTTGGGCGCGTATCACGATTATTCTGATTGCGCTGCTGATTCTCATGATCGCGATTTTGTCGATTTACTTCTTTTCGCGCACGATCTCAGACCCCTTGAAGGCGCTCGTCGGCGCGACGCAGCGTATTCGCGGCGGCAACTACGACGTACATATGGAGAAAACTTCGCGCGACGAAGTGGGCGAGCTGACGCAGGCATTCAATGAAATGTCAGACGGTCTGCGCGAGCGCGAAAACCTCAAGGGTGCATTCGGCAAGTTCGTCAACGAAGAGGTCGCGAAGATGGTCATGAAAGGTGACCTCGCGCTCGGCGGCGAGAGCAAGATTGCCACGGTTTTCTTTTCTGATATTCGCTCTTTCACGTCAATTTCTGAGAAGATGACACCGCTCGAAGTGGTGGGTTTCTTGAATGAGTACATGACGCTCATGGTTGAAATCGTTCACCGCCACGGCGGGGTTGTCGATAAATTCATCGGCGATGCGATCATGGCTATCTGGGGTGCGCCCGTGACGAAACCCAACGACGCCGAAAATGCGGTTCTCGCCGCGCTCGAAATGCGCCAGGCATTGCATAAGTTTAACCAGGGCCGTGGCAGCCGCGCAAAGCCCGTCATTCGTATCGGCATGGGCCTCAACACCGGTGAGGTGCTTGCCGGGCAGATCGGCAGCCTCGACCGCCTTGAATATACGGTGATCGGTGATACGGTTAACCTCGCCTCGCGTATGGAAGGGCTCAATAAAGCCTTCGGCACTGATATTCTGATCACGCAGAACACGTACGATCTTCTCAAGAAGAAATTTACCTGCATTCAGCTGCACAAAATTAAGGTGAAGGGCAAGGCCGAAGCCCAACGCGTTTATGCGGTGATGGGTAAGGCCGGCGACACCAAAGCGCCCAAGACCCTGGCAGAGCTGCACAAATTCACGGGCCTTTATCCGCAGAAGAATGTTGCGAAATAG
- the nuoF gene encoding NADH-quinone oxidoreductase subunit NuoF has translation MHPAKSRPPHSKEHRVVLNYFHLENSHTRKVYEEQGGYAQLKRLLVTEKEQWNPNAIIEEVKKSNLRGRGGAGFATGMKWSFVPKDGPEPKYVVCNADESEPGTFKDRFMIEEIPHSIIEGMIIAALALNSEQGYIYVRGEFYRGWERLEAALTEAYAAGYLGDNILGTGRKFHLATYRGAGAYICGEETALLESLEGKRGHPRLKPPFPAFKGLYASPTVVNNVETFATVPAVFRLGAETYSKLCKGNEKSGGTKIFSISGHVQNPGIYEVPLGLPLAEVMEIAGGLRPGRSLKAVIPGGSSTPILTAEEAAKAILDYEGMAAMGTFLGSGGLMFLDDTTDMVELTHRVAHFYSHESCGQCTPCREGSRWVGDVVHRLRDKHAEEGDIDTLLSFAGNMGNGTTICPFSDAVVMGVTPILKKFRQDFVTRLRS, from the coding sequence ATGCATCCTGCGAAATCGCGCCCGCCCCACAGCAAAGAGCACCGCGTTGTGCTGAACTATTTTCATCTTGAGAACTCCCACACGCGTAAGGTATACGAAGAGCAGGGTGGTTATGCGCAGCTGAAGCGGCTGCTTGTCACTGAAAAAGAGCAGTGGAACCCGAACGCAATTATCGAAGAGGTCAAGAAGTCGAACCTGCGCGGCCGCGGTGGCGCGGGGTTTGCAACGGGAATGAAATGGTCGTTTGTACCGAAAGACGGCCCTGAACCCAAGTACGTCGTTTGTAACGCCGACGAGTCTGAGCCCGGCACGTTCAAAGACCGGTTCATGATCGAAGAGATACCGCATTCTATCATCGAGGGCATGATCATCGCGGCACTCGCGCTCAACAGCGAACAGGGTTATATCTATGTACGCGGCGAATTCTATCGCGGCTGGGAAAGGTTAGAAGCCGCGCTTACCGAAGCGTATGCCGCGGGTTATCTCGGCGACAACATACTCGGTACTGGTCGCAAGTTTCACCTCGCGACGTATCGCGGTGCAGGTGCATATATCTGTGGCGAAGAGACTGCGCTGCTCGAAAGCCTTGAAGGCAAACGCGGCCACCCGCGCCTCAAACCGCCTTTTCCCGCGTTCAAGGGGCTTTATGCCTCACCTACCGTCGTGAACAACGTTGAGACATTTGCGACGGTGCCTGCAGTTTTTCGTCTCGGCGCTGAGACCTATTCGAAACTCTGCAAAGGCAATGAAAAATCGGGCGGCACAAAAATCTTTTCTATTTCAGGCCATGTGCAGAACCCCGGCATTTACGAAGTGCCTCTGGGGCTGCCACTCGCCGAAGTTATGGAAATCGCCGGCGGCTTAAGACCGGGGCGAAGCCTGAAAGCAGTTATTCCGGGCGGCAGTTCGACGCCTATCTTGACCGCCGAAGAGGCCGCTAAGGCAATACTCGATTATGAAGGCATGGCAGCAATGGGCACATTTCTGGGCTCGGGCGGCCTCATGTTTCTCGACGACACAACCGACATGGTTGAGCTCACGCACCGCGTGGCACATTTCTACAGCCATGAAAGCTGCGGCCAGTGCACGCCCTGCCGCGAAGGTTCACGCTGGGTCGGCGACGTCGTGCACCGCCTGCGCGACAAACATGCCGAAGAGGGCGACATCGACACACTGCTGAGTTTTGCAGGCAACATGGGTAATGGCACGACGATCTGCCCGTTTTCTGATGCCGTCGTTATGGGCGTTACGCCGATACTGAAGAAATTCAGACAAGACTTTGTTACCAGGTTAAGGTCATAG
- the gcvPB gene encoding aminomethyl-transferring glycine dehydrogenase subunit GcvPB, translated as MSLAHTTRQTVRKERLLSAYPRQEQAAADFSGAQNPLLRKARSPEKPFPVLSEVELMRHFHRLAKSNYSWDDGLYPLGSCTMKYNPLINERVAGDDSLKHIHPSLPIEYSQAVLRIIFETEEMLRNLLDLPGVTIQPAAGAHGELIGTLMIRKYFLSKGEKRTTIIIPESAHGTNPASAAMAGFQTVKVGARENGLTNLEELEKLLSTDVAALMITNPNTMGIFETDILKIKAMLDKVGALLYIDGANLNALVGKISFTAMGADLTQLNLHKTFSTPHGGGGPGQGALGCSARMMPFLPLEQVRMKTAGNPAAGYEFFDPADSIGLVKAWYGQFGNILRAWTYMKSWGASTHEIAETAVMNANYMRARLEDILTLASPSPSMHEVVFSQDGLQKVGLTTANLAKALLDYGFYAPTIYFPLNVNGAIMVEPTETESKEEMDTFIDAVHEIYQNPTKHDHGAQQTFVTGIDETGAARNPQLTWHW; from the coding sequence ATGAGTCTCGCTCATACCACCCGCCAAACTGTCAGAAAAGAACGGTTGCTCAGCGCATACCCACGGCAAGAGCAGGCCGCTGCGGATTTCTCCGGTGCACAAAACCCGCTGCTCAGAAAAGCCCGCTCTCCCGAAAAACCGTTTCCGGTACTTTCTGAAGTTGAGCTGATGCGCCACTTTCACCGCCTCGCGAAAAGCAACTACTCATGGGATGACGGCCTCTACCCGCTCGGCTCATGCACCATGAAATATAACCCGCTCATCAACGAGCGCGTCGCCGGCGACGATTCTCTGAAACACATTCACCCGTCGCTGCCGATTGAATACAGTCAGGCAGTGCTGCGCATTATTTTCGAAACCGAAGAGATGCTGCGTAATCTGCTCGATCTGCCGGGGGTGACGATTCAGCCGGCCGCGGGAGCGCACGGCGAACTCATCGGCACGCTGATGATCCGCAAATATTTTCTGAGCAAAGGCGAAAAACGCACGACGATCATTATACCTGAAAGTGCGCACGGCACCAACCCCGCGTCAGCCGCAATGGCGGGCTTTCAGACGGTTAAAGTCGGCGCGCGAGAGAACGGGCTCACGAACCTCGAAGAGCTTGAGAAATTGCTGAGCACCGACGTCGCCGCGCTGATGATCACGAATCCCAACACGATGGGCATCTTTGAAACGGACATTCTGAAGATCAAGGCGATGCTCGACAAAGTCGGGGCGCTGCTCTATATCGACGGTGCGAACCTGAATGCGCTCGTCGGCAAAATATCTTTCACGGCGATGGGCGCAGACCTGACGCAGCTGAACTTGCACAAGACATTCAGCACTCCTCATGGTGGCGGCGGGCCGGGGCAGGGCGCACTCGGCTGTTCAGCGCGCATGATGCCTTTTCTGCCGCTCGAGCAGGTGCGCATGAAAACTGCCGGCAACCCTGCGGCGGGTTATGAGTTTTTTGACCCCGCAGATTCTATCGGCCTCGTCAAGGCATGGTATGGGCAGTTTGGCAATATTCTGCGCGCCTGGACATACATGAAATCATGGGGTGCGAGCACGCATGAAATCGCCGAGACGGCGGTTATGAACGCGAACTATATGCGCGCGCGGCTTGAAGATATTCTGACTCTCGCTTCGCCCAGCCCTTCGATGCACGAGGTGGTCTTCAGTCAAGATGGCCTGCAAAAAGTAGGATTAACCACCGCAAATCTGGCAAAGGCGCTGCTTGACTATGGCTTTTATGCACCCACGATTTATTTTCCCCTCAATGTGAATGGTGCGATCATGGTTGAACCCACCGAAACCGAATCAAAAGAAGAGATGGATACGTTCATCGACGCGGTGCATGAGATTTACCAGAACCCCACGAAGCATGACCACGGTGCGCAGCAGACTTTTGTTACCGGCATCGACGAAACCGGTGCAGCACGCAATCCGCAGCTAACCTGGCATTGGTGA